In Bubalus bubalis isolate 160015118507 breed Murrah chromosome 3, NDDB_SH_1, whole genome shotgun sequence, a genomic segment contains:
- the CARD14 gene encoding caspase recruitment domain-containing protein 14 isoform X1 gives MAELCRTDSSLTSLDEEVLWEMMEDHRCRIVRSIFPSRLTPYLRQAKVLDQLDEEEVLHSPRFNNTAMRVGYLLDLLKTRGKNGAIAFLESLKFHNPDVYTLVTGLQPSVDFTNFSGLMETSKLTECLAGAIGSLQEELSQEKGQKEALLRQCQQLQERLDQAKARAEGLRQLEADHSRMKREVSTHFHEVLKLKDEMLSLSLHYSNALQEKELATTRCRSLQEELYLMKQELQREKMSSSCEREFRERSLKMASDLEPGDEELSRLKEENERLRSLTFSLAEKDILEQNLDEALESRQELVDRIHSLRERAVAAERQRKQYWEEKEQTLLQFQKTKVDCEIYKEKMNALQSQVVELQKERDQAYLARDGAQMEISQNLTEKDALRRKVFELMDQVCELRQQVQRLQVQAESSLGPKQEVGAREPCPKGKQRLVRMFALCPRDDSNGSSSESQLWSDLSATSSRELVDSFRSSSPAPPSQQSLCKRATEDFWEDPCSSSGCPDILEVDQGGSLGAKKSNADLDFEIVDRADLPESENSLQPSSGDLYLSASCFPVRRRPARKILSQVTVLAFQGDSLLEQISVIGGNLTGIFIHRVTPGSAADEMALRSGTQIVMVDYEATEPSSKAVLEGMTLERAVGLLQRVNGFCCLSVKVNMEGYKKLVQDLEAKVATSGDSFYIRVNLALEGRAEGELQVRCNDILHVTDTLFQGSSCWHAHRVGPYSTKGTKHGTIPNYTRAQQLLIALLQDMAHQSTVTRKQSSGGAQKLVRIVSMDRTKASPLWSSFEGSQSDPSRVEDPSTLCFWTESCFTLVPYTLVHPHRPSRPRPVLFVPRVVGKILIEKLCLFQGFKKCPAEYLSQEEYDTSSQRGDIIQEREASGGLYCVTRRAVESLMGKNTHALLDIQLDSVSVLHRMEIFPIIIHVSINEKVAKKFKKALQRLGTAEDQLLEAARQEEAELDKVPCLYSSLAPESWSDLDALLGCVRLAITDEQRKVVWTE, from the exons ATGGCAGAGCTGTGCCGCACGGACTCCTCGCTGACCTCCCTGGACGAGGAGGTGCTGTGGGAGATGATGGAGGACCACCGCTGCAGGATTGTACGCAGCATCTTCCCCAGCCGTCTCACCCCCTACCTGCGCCAGGCCAAGGTGCTGGACCAGCTGGACGAGGAGGAGGTGCTGCACAGCCCCAGGTTCAACAACACGGCCATGAGAGTCG GGTACTTGCTGGATTTGCTAAAGACTCGAGGCAAGAATGGGGCCATTGCCTTCCTGGAGAGCCTGAAGTTCCACAACCCTGATGTTTACACCTTGGTCACCGGGCTGCAGCCCAGCGTGGACTTCACAAACTTCAGTG GGCTCATGGAGACGTCCAAGCTGACTGAGTGCCTGGCTGGGGCCATTGGGAGCCTGCAGGAGGAGCTGAGCCAGGAAAAGGGGCAGAAGGAGGCACTGCTGCGGCAGTGCCAGCAGCTGCAGGAGCGCCTGGACCAGGCCAAGGCCCGCGCTGAGGGCCTGCGTCAACTGGAGGCCGACCACAGCCGCATGAAGCGTGAGGTCAGCACCCACTTCCACgaggtgctgaagctgaaggacGAGATGCTGAGTCTCTCGCTGCACTACAGCAACGCGCTGCAGGAGAAGGAGCTGGCCACCACGCGCTGCCGCAGCCTGCAGGAAGAG CTGTATCTGATGAAGCAAGAGCTTCAGCGAGAGAAGATGTCTTCTTCCTGTGAGCGGGAATTTCGAGAGCGGTCCCTGAAGATGGCCAGCGACCTGGAGCCTGGAGACGAGGAGCTGAGCCgcctgaaggaggagaatgagagGCTCCGCTCCCTGACCTTCAGCCTG GCGGAGAAGGACATTCTGGAGCAGAATCTGGACGAGGCCTTGGAGAGCAGGCAGGAGCTGGTGGACCGCATCCACTCTCTGAGGGAGCGGGCAGTGGCCGCTGAGAGACAGCGAAAGCAG TACTGGGAAGAGAAGGAGCAGACCCTGCTCCAGTTCCAGAAAACCAAGGTGGACTGTGAAATCTACAAGGAGAAGATGAACGCCCTGCAGAGCCAAGTGGTCGAGCTGCAGAAGGAACGAGACCAG GCCTACTTGGCGAGGGATGGAGCCCAGATGGAGATTTCTCAGAACCTGACCGAGAAGGACGCCCTCCGCAGGAAGGTGTTTGAGCTGATGGACCAGGTCTGCGAGCTGCGCCAGCAGGTCCAGCGGCTGCAGGTGCAGGCCGAGTCATCACTGGGG CCCAAGCAGGAGGTGGGGGCCAGGGAGCCCTGTCCGAAGGGGAAGCAGCGGCTGGTGCGTATGTTTGCCCTCTGCCCGCGGGATGACAGCAACGGCAGCTCCTCTGAG TCCCAGCTCTGGTCTGACCTGAGTGCCACATCCAGCCGAGAGCTGGTGGACAGCTTCCGCTCCAGCAGCCCTGCGCCTCCCAGCCAGCAATCCCTGTGCAAGCGGGCCACAGAGGACTTCTGGGAAGACCCATGCTCTTCCAG CGGCTGCCCAGATATCCTGGAGGTGGACCAGGGAGGCTCCCTGGGTGCTAAGAAGAGCAATGCAGACTTGGATTTTGAGATTGTAGACCGGGCAG ACCTCCCTGAATCTGAGAACAGTCTGCAGCCGTCTTCTGGGGACCTCTATCTCTCCGCCAG CTGCTTCCCAGTGAGGCGGAGGCCGGCCCGCAAGATCCTGAGCCAGGTCACCGTGCTGGCCTTCCAGGGGGATTCGCTGCTGGAGCAGATAAGTGTTATTGGCGGGAACCTCACGGGCATCTTCATTCATCGGGTCACCCCGGGCTCTGCGGCAGATGAGATGGCTTTGCGCTCCGGCACCCAGATTGTCATG GTGGATTACGAGGCAACTGAGCCCTCGTCCAAGGCTGTCCTGGAGGGCATGACCCTGGAGCGGGCCGTTGGACTTCTCCAGAGGGTGAATGGCTTCTGCTGTCTGTCAGTGAAGGTCAACATGGAGG GTTATAAGAAGCTGGTCCAGGACCTGGAGGCCAAAGTGGCCACGTCAGGGGACTCCTTCTACATCCGGGTCAATCTGGCCCTGGAGGGGCGGGCGGAGGGAGAGCTTCAGGTGCGCTGCAACGACATCCTGCATGTCACAGACACCCTGTTCCAGGGCAGCAGCTGCTGGCACGCCCACCGTGTTGGCCCCTACAGCACCAAGGGCACCAAGCATGGCACCATCCCCAACTACACACG GGCTCAGCAGCTGCTCAtcgccctcctccaggacatggCTCATCAGAGCACCGTGACCCGCAAG CAGTCGTCTGGGGGAGCCCAGAAGTTGGTCCGCATTGTCAGTATGGACAGAACCAAGGCCAGCCCTCTGTGGTCAAGCTTTGAAGGGAGCCAGTCGGACCCGAGCCGGGTAGAAG ACCCCTCCACCTTGTGCTTTTGGACCGAGAGCTGCTTCACCCTGGTGCCCTACACCCTAGTGCACCCCCACAGGCCCAGCCGGCCCCGGCCCGTGCTCTTCGTGCCCAGggtggtcgggaagatcctgatTGAGAAGCTGTGCCTCTTCCAAGGGTTTAAGAAATGCCCAGCAG AGTACTTGAGCCAGGAGGAGTATGACACCTCCAGTCAGAGAGGGGACATCATCCAGGAAAGAGAGGCATCCGGTGGCCTCTACTGTGTCACCCGCAGAGCAGTTGAGTCCCTCATGGGAAAG AACACCCACGCCCTCCTGGACATCCAGCTGGACAGTGTCTCTGTCCTGCACAGGATGGAGATCTTCCCCATCATTATCCATGTCTCCATCAATGAGAAGGTGGCAAAGAAATTCAA GAAGGCTCTGCAGCGGCTAGGTACCGCAGAGGACCAGCTCCTGGAGGCCGCCAGGCAGGAGGAGGCTGAGCTGGATAAAGTGCCCTGTCTATATAGCAGCCTGGCCCCCGAAAGCTGGAGTGACCTGGATGCCCTGCTCGGCTGCGTCCGCCTGGCCATCACGGATGAGCAAAGGAAGGTCGTGTGGACAGAGTAG
- the CARD14 gene encoding caspase recruitment domain-containing protein 14 isoform X2, which translates to MAELCRTDSSLTSLDEEVLWEMMEDHRCRIVRSIFPSRLTPYLRQAKVLDQLDEEEVLHSPRFNNTAMRVGYLLDLLKTRGKNGAIAFLESLKFHNPDVYTLVTGLQPSVDFTNFSGLMETSKLTECLAGAIGSLQEELSQEKGQKEALLRQCQQLQERLDQAKARAEGLRQLEADHSRMKREVSTHFHEVLKLKDEMLSLSLHYSNALQEKELATTRCRSLQEELYLMKQELQREKMSSSCEREFRERSLKMASDLEPGDEELSRLKEENERLRSLTFSLAEKDILEQNLDEALESRQELVDRIHSLRERAVAAERQRKQYWEEKEQTLLQFQKTKVDCEIYKEKMNALQSQVVELQKERDQAYLARDGAQMEISQNLTEKDALRRKVFELMDQVCELRQQVQRLQVQAESSLGPKQEVGAREPCPKGKQRLVRMFALCPRDDSNGSSSESQLWSDLSATSSRELVDSFRSSSPAPPSQQSLCKRATEDFWEDPCSSSGCPDILEVDQGGSLGAKKSNADLDFEIVDRADLPESENSLQPSSGDLYLSASCFPVRRRPARKILSQVTVLAFQGDSLLEQISVIGGNLTGIFIHRVTPGSAADEMALRSGTQIVMVDYEATEPSSKAVLEGMTLERAVGLLQRVNGFCCLSVKVNMEGYKKLVQDLEAKVATSGDSFYIRVNLALEGRAEGELQVRCNDILHVTDTLFQGSSCWHAHRVGPYSTKGTKHGTIPNYTRAQQLLIALLQDMAHQSTVTRKSSGGAQKLVRIVSMDRTKASPLWSSFEGSQSDPSRVEDPSTLCFWTESCFTLVPYTLVHPHRPSRPRPVLFVPRVVGKILIEKLCLFQGFKKCPAEYLSQEEYDTSSQRGDIIQEREASGGLYCVTRRAVESLMGKNTHALLDIQLDSVSVLHRMEIFPIIIHVSINEKVAKKFKKALQRLGTAEDQLLEAARQEEAELDKVPCLYSSLAPESWSDLDALLGCVRLAITDEQRKVVWTE; encoded by the exons ATGGCAGAGCTGTGCCGCACGGACTCCTCGCTGACCTCCCTGGACGAGGAGGTGCTGTGGGAGATGATGGAGGACCACCGCTGCAGGATTGTACGCAGCATCTTCCCCAGCCGTCTCACCCCCTACCTGCGCCAGGCCAAGGTGCTGGACCAGCTGGACGAGGAGGAGGTGCTGCACAGCCCCAGGTTCAACAACACGGCCATGAGAGTCG GGTACTTGCTGGATTTGCTAAAGACTCGAGGCAAGAATGGGGCCATTGCCTTCCTGGAGAGCCTGAAGTTCCACAACCCTGATGTTTACACCTTGGTCACCGGGCTGCAGCCCAGCGTGGACTTCACAAACTTCAGTG GGCTCATGGAGACGTCCAAGCTGACTGAGTGCCTGGCTGGGGCCATTGGGAGCCTGCAGGAGGAGCTGAGCCAGGAAAAGGGGCAGAAGGAGGCACTGCTGCGGCAGTGCCAGCAGCTGCAGGAGCGCCTGGACCAGGCCAAGGCCCGCGCTGAGGGCCTGCGTCAACTGGAGGCCGACCACAGCCGCATGAAGCGTGAGGTCAGCACCCACTTCCACgaggtgctgaagctgaaggacGAGATGCTGAGTCTCTCGCTGCACTACAGCAACGCGCTGCAGGAGAAGGAGCTGGCCACCACGCGCTGCCGCAGCCTGCAGGAAGAG CTGTATCTGATGAAGCAAGAGCTTCAGCGAGAGAAGATGTCTTCTTCCTGTGAGCGGGAATTTCGAGAGCGGTCCCTGAAGATGGCCAGCGACCTGGAGCCTGGAGACGAGGAGCTGAGCCgcctgaaggaggagaatgagagGCTCCGCTCCCTGACCTTCAGCCTG GCGGAGAAGGACATTCTGGAGCAGAATCTGGACGAGGCCTTGGAGAGCAGGCAGGAGCTGGTGGACCGCATCCACTCTCTGAGGGAGCGGGCAGTGGCCGCTGAGAGACAGCGAAAGCAG TACTGGGAAGAGAAGGAGCAGACCCTGCTCCAGTTCCAGAAAACCAAGGTGGACTGTGAAATCTACAAGGAGAAGATGAACGCCCTGCAGAGCCAAGTGGTCGAGCTGCAGAAGGAACGAGACCAG GCCTACTTGGCGAGGGATGGAGCCCAGATGGAGATTTCTCAGAACCTGACCGAGAAGGACGCCCTCCGCAGGAAGGTGTTTGAGCTGATGGACCAGGTCTGCGAGCTGCGCCAGCAGGTCCAGCGGCTGCAGGTGCAGGCCGAGTCATCACTGGGG CCCAAGCAGGAGGTGGGGGCCAGGGAGCCCTGTCCGAAGGGGAAGCAGCGGCTGGTGCGTATGTTTGCCCTCTGCCCGCGGGATGACAGCAACGGCAGCTCCTCTGAG TCCCAGCTCTGGTCTGACCTGAGTGCCACATCCAGCCGAGAGCTGGTGGACAGCTTCCGCTCCAGCAGCCCTGCGCCTCCCAGCCAGCAATCCCTGTGCAAGCGGGCCACAGAGGACTTCTGGGAAGACCCATGCTCTTCCAG CGGCTGCCCAGATATCCTGGAGGTGGACCAGGGAGGCTCCCTGGGTGCTAAGAAGAGCAATGCAGACTTGGATTTTGAGATTGTAGACCGGGCAG ACCTCCCTGAATCTGAGAACAGTCTGCAGCCGTCTTCTGGGGACCTCTATCTCTCCGCCAG CTGCTTCCCAGTGAGGCGGAGGCCGGCCCGCAAGATCCTGAGCCAGGTCACCGTGCTGGCCTTCCAGGGGGATTCGCTGCTGGAGCAGATAAGTGTTATTGGCGGGAACCTCACGGGCATCTTCATTCATCGGGTCACCCCGGGCTCTGCGGCAGATGAGATGGCTTTGCGCTCCGGCACCCAGATTGTCATG GTGGATTACGAGGCAACTGAGCCCTCGTCCAAGGCTGTCCTGGAGGGCATGACCCTGGAGCGGGCCGTTGGACTTCTCCAGAGGGTGAATGGCTTCTGCTGTCTGTCAGTGAAGGTCAACATGGAGG GTTATAAGAAGCTGGTCCAGGACCTGGAGGCCAAAGTGGCCACGTCAGGGGACTCCTTCTACATCCGGGTCAATCTGGCCCTGGAGGGGCGGGCGGAGGGAGAGCTTCAGGTGCGCTGCAACGACATCCTGCATGTCACAGACACCCTGTTCCAGGGCAGCAGCTGCTGGCACGCCCACCGTGTTGGCCCCTACAGCACCAAGGGCACCAAGCATGGCACCATCCCCAACTACACACG GGCTCAGCAGCTGCTCAtcgccctcctccaggacatggCTCATCAGAGCACCGTGACCCGCAAG TCGTCTGGGGGAGCCCAGAAGTTGGTCCGCATTGTCAGTATGGACAGAACCAAGGCCAGCCCTCTGTGGTCAAGCTTTGAAGGGAGCCAGTCGGACCCGAGCCGGGTAGAAG ACCCCTCCACCTTGTGCTTTTGGACCGAGAGCTGCTTCACCCTGGTGCCCTACACCCTAGTGCACCCCCACAGGCCCAGCCGGCCCCGGCCCGTGCTCTTCGTGCCCAGggtggtcgggaagatcctgatTGAGAAGCTGTGCCTCTTCCAAGGGTTTAAGAAATGCCCAGCAG AGTACTTGAGCCAGGAGGAGTATGACACCTCCAGTCAGAGAGGGGACATCATCCAGGAAAGAGAGGCATCCGGTGGCCTCTACTGTGTCACCCGCAGAGCAGTTGAGTCCCTCATGGGAAAG AACACCCACGCCCTCCTGGACATCCAGCTGGACAGTGTCTCTGTCCTGCACAGGATGGAGATCTTCCCCATCATTATCCATGTCTCCATCAATGAGAAGGTGGCAAAGAAATTCAA GAAGGCTCTGCAGCGGCTAGGTACCGCAGAGGACCAGCTCCTGGAGGCCGCCAGGCAGGAGGAGGCTGAGCTGGATAAAGTGCCCTGTCTATATAGCAGCCTGGCCCCCGAAAGCTGGAGTGACCTGGATGCCCTGCTCGGCTGCGTCCGCCTGGCCATCACGGATGAGCAAAGGAAGGTCGTGTGGACAGAGTAG
- the CARD14 gene encoding caspase recruitment domain-containing protein 14 isoform X3 — MAELCRTDSSLTSLDEEVLWEMMEDHRCRIVRSIFPSRLTPYLRQAKVLDQLDEEEVLHSPRFNNTAMRVGYLLDLLKTRGKNGAIAFLESLKFHNPDVYTLVTGLQPSVDFTNFSGLMETSKLTECLAGAIGSLQEELSQEKGQKEALLRQCQQLQERLDQAKARAEGLRQLEADHSRMKREVSTHFHEVLKLKDEMLSLSLHYSNALQEKELATTRCRSLQEELYLMKQELQREKMSSSCEREFRERSLKMASDLEPGDEELSRLKEENERLRSLTFSLAEKDILEQNLDEALESRQELVDRIHSLRERAVAAERQRKQYWEEKEQTLLQFQKTKVDCEIYKEKMNALQSQVVELQKERDQAYLARDGAQMEISQNLTEKDALRRKVFELMDQVCELRQQVQRLQVQAESSLGPKQEVGAREPCPKGKQRLVRMFALCPRDDSNGSSSESQLWSDLSATSSRELVDSFRSSSPAPPSQQSLCKRATEDFWEDPCSSSGCPDILEVDQGGSLGAKKSNADLDFEIVDRADLPESENSLQPSSGDLYLSASCFPVRRRPARKILSQVTVLAFQGDSLLEQISVIGGNLTGIFIHRVTPGSAADEMALRSGTQIVMVDYEATEPSSKAVLEGMTLERAVGLLQRVNGFCCLSVKVNMEGYKKLVQDLEAKVATSGDSFYIRVNLALEGRAEGELQVRCNDILHVTDTLFQGSSCWHAHRVGPYSTKGTKHGTIPNYTRAQQLLIALLQDMAHQSTVTRKQSSGGAQKLVRIVSMDRTKASPLWSSFEGSQSDPSRVEDPSTLCFWTESCFTLVPYTLVHPHRPSRPRPVLFVPRVVGKILIEKLCLFQGFKKCPAEYLSQEEYDTSSQRGDIIQEREASGGLYCVTRRAVESLMGKNTHALLDIQLDSVSVLHRMEIFPIIIHVSINEKVAKKFKISPCASPRMSQSSSPATSRTKVLQPAPRSNPEDSKEGSAAARYRRGPAPGGRQAGGG, encoded by the exons ATGGCAGAGCTGTGCCGCACGGACTCCTCGCTGACCTCCCTGGACGAGGAGGTGCTGTGGGAGATGATGGAGGACCACCGCTGCAGGATTGTACGCAGCATCTTCCCCAGCCGTCTCACCCCCTACCTGCGCCAGGCCAAGGTGCTGGACCAGCTGGACGAGGAGGAGGTGCTGCACAGCCCCAGGTTCAACAACACGGCCATGAGAGTCG GGTACTTGCTGGATTTGCTAAAGACTCGAGGCAAGAATGGGGCCATTGCCTTCCTGGAGAGCCTGAAGTTCCACAACCCTGATGTTTACACCTTGGTCACCGGGCTGCAGCCCAGCGTGGACTTCACAAACTTCAGTG GGCTCATGGAGACGTCCAAGCTGACTGAGTGCCTGGCTGGGGCCATTGGGAGCCTGCAGGAGGAGCTGAGCCAGGAAAAGGGGCAGAAGGAGGCACTGCTGCGGCAGTGCCAGCAGCTGCAGGAGCGCCTGGACCAGGCCAAGGCCCGCGCTGAGGGCCTGCGTCAACTGGAGGCCGACCACAGCCGCATGAAGCGTGAGGTCAGCACCCACTTCCACgaggtgctgaagctgaaggacGAGATGCTGAGTCTCTCGCTGCACTACAGCAACGCGCTGCAGGAGAAGGAGCTGGCCACCACGCGCTGCCGCAGCCTGCAGGAAGAG CTGTATCTGATGAAGCAAGAGCTTCAGCGAGAGAAGATGTCTTCTTCCTGTGAGCGGGAATTTCGAGAGCGGTCCCTGAAGATGGCCAGCGACCTGGAGCCTGGAGACGAGGAGCTGAGCCgcctgaaggaggagaatgagagGCTCCGCTCCCTGACCTTCAGCCTG GCGGAGAAGGACATTCTGGAGCAGAATCTGGACGAGGCCTTGGAGAGCAGGCAGGAGCTGGTGGACCGCATCCACTCTCTGAGGGAGCGGGCAGTGGCCGCTGAGAGACAGCGAAAGCAG TACTGGGAAGAGAAGGAGCAGACCCTGCTCCAGTTCCAGAAAACCAAGGTGGACTGTGAAATCTACAAGGAGAAGATGAACGCCCTGCAGAGCCAAGTGGTCGAGCTGCAGAAGGAACGAGACCAG GCCTACTTGGCGAGGGATGGAGCCCAGATGGAGATTTCTCAGAACCTGACCGAGAAGGACGCCCTCCGCAGGAAGGTGTTTGAGCTGATGGACCAGGTCTGCGAGCTGCGCCAGCAGGTCCAGCGGCTGCAGGTGCAGGCCGAGTCATCACTGGGG CCCAAGCAGGAGGTGGGGGCCAGGGAGCCCTGTCCGAAGGGGAAGCAGCGGCTGGTGCGTATGTTTGCCCTCTGCCCGCGGGATGACAGCAACGGCAGCTCCTCTGAG TCCCAGCTCTGGTCTGACCTGAGTGCCACATCCAGCCGAGAGCTGGTGGACAGCTTCCGCTCCAGCAGCCCTGCGCCTCCCAGCCAGCAATCCCTGTGCAAGCGGGCCACAGAGGACTTCTGGGAAGACCCATGCTCTTCCAG CGGCTGCCCAGATATCCTGGAGGTGGACCAGGGAGGCTCCCTGGGTGCTAAGAAGAGCAATGCAGACTTGGATTTTGAGATTGTAGACCGGGCAG ACCTCCCTGAATCTGAGAACAGTCTGCAGCCGTCTTCTGGGGACCTCTATCTCTCCGCCAG CTGCTTCCCAGTGAGGCGGAGGCCGGCCCGCAAGATCCTGAGCCAGGTCACCGTGCTGGCCTTCCAGGGGGATTCGCTGCTGGAGCAGATAAGTGTTATTGGCGGGAACCTCACGGGCATCTTCATTCATCGGGTCACCCCGGGCTCTGCGGCAGATGAGATGGCTTTGCGCTCCGGCACCCAGATTGTCATG GTGGATTACGAGGCAACTGAGCCCTCGTCCAAGGCTGTCCTGGAGGGCATGACCCTGGAGCGGGCCGTTGGACTTCTCCAGAGGGTGAATGGCTTCTGCTGTCTGTCAGTGAAGGTCAACATGGAGG GTTATAAGAAGCTGGTCCAGGACCTGGAGGCCAAAGTGGCCACGTCAGGGGACTCCTTCTACATCCGGGTCAATCTGGCCCTGGAGGGGCGGGCGGAGGGAGAGCTTCAGGTGCGCTGCAACGACATCCTGCATGTCACAGACACCCTGTTCCAGGGCAGCAGCTGCTGGCACGCCCACCGTGTTGGCCCCTACAGCACCAAGGGCACCAAGCATGGCACCATCCCCAACTACACACG GGCTCAGCAGCTGCTCAtcgccctcctccaggacatggCTCATCAGAGCACCGTGACCCGCAAG CAGTCGTCTGGGGGAGCCCAGAAGTTGGTCCGCATTGTCAGTATGGACAGAACCAAGGCCAGCCCTCTGTGGTCAAGCTTTGAAGGGAGCCAGTCGGACCCGAGCCGGGTAGAAG ACCCCTCCACCTTGTGCTTTTGGACCGAGAGCTGCTTCACCCTGGTGCCCTACACCCTAGTGCACCCCCACAGGCCCAGCCGGCCCCGGCCCGTGCTCTTCGTGCCCAGggtggtcgggaagatcctgatTGAGAAGCTGTGCCTCTTCCAAGGGTTTAAGAAATGCCCAGCAG AGTACTTGAGCCAGGAGGAGTATGACACCTCCAGTCAGAGAGGGGACATCATCCAGGAAAGAGAGGCATCCGGTGGCCTCTACTGTGTCACCCGCAGAGCAGTTGAGTCCCTCATGGGAAAG AACACCCACGCCCTCCTGGACATCCAGCTGGACAGTGTCTCTGTCCTGCACAGGATGGAGATCTTCCCCATCATTATCCATGTCTCCATCAATGAGAAGGTGGCAAAGAAATTCAA GATCTCACCCTGTGCCAGCCCCAGAATGTCACAGAGCAGTTCCCCCGCAACATCCAGGACAAAGGTCCTGCAGCCAGCCCCCAGAAGTAACCCAGAGGACAGTAAG GAAGGCTCTGCAGCGGCTAGGTACCGCAGAGGACCAGCTCCTGGAGGCCGCCAGGCAGGAGGAGGCTGA